From one Kwoniella shandongensis chromosome 4, complete sequence genomic stretch:
- a CDS encoding transcription factor IWS1, which translates to MSASPPPEAAPAPEQAELYNQVFGGEGSDASDGSDDERRPRGRLAFPKRPAAEGEDGDGDAEAVAATQEEDEDKDEDEDKDEENGEQYVPATATSPAKIPKFKKTKRDSGDEEDVDEDDEDEEDDGEDDEEERRRRRRKKKQRAEANRKRREQSDGDVDVDDDEEAAPAYDAETQRRLEIEQRIDAIGKKAKVVRRKKKGGEDDGDIVDSYHDEVCARLRDRMIAAADKDEASNRAKLPGTAKLAMLDEVMGVLRNTTLWQSIVDNGVLEAVKRWLEPLPDRSLPSVGIQKAIFEVLPKMDLDTTTLKECRLGPIVLFYTKTKRVTPAINRQADALVQAWSRPIIKRPANFRSKFVESQNDVESQNQSQGESQSRGGGYSQSQAEDGAPRRKKRFDIKKALEENATRKGARLQIVKDIQYTVAPESRTHHLAEEMQHVSRIQLDNKKFNKFARQMKGGRGGR; encoded by the exons ATGTCCGCGTCTCCGCCACCCGAGGCTGCGCCAGCGCCCGAACAAGCAGAGCTATACAACCAGGTTTTCGGAGGAGAGGGATCTGACGCTTCTGACGGTTCGGATGATGAGCGACGTCCTCGTGGTCGACTTGCTTTCCCAAAAAGACCAGCAGCTGAAGGCGAAGACGGAGACGGAGATGCCGAAGCAGTAGCTGCTActcaggaggaggatgaggacaaggatgaagacgaggataaagacgaggagaacggAGAACAATATGTTCCCGCTACAGCAACTTCTCCCGCTAAAATACCTAAATTCAAGAAGACGAAACGGGATAGcggagacgaggaggatgtggatgaggatgacgaggatgaggaagatgatggagaagatgatgaggaggagaggagacgacgaagaaggaagaagaagcaaagagCCGAAGCTAACAGGAAACGAAGAGAGCAGTCGGATGGAgacgttgacgttgatgatgatgaagaggcggCACCAGCGTATGATGCTGAGACAC AACGCCGACTGGAAATCGAACAGAGAATAGACGCGATTGGAAAGAAGGCAAAAGTCGttcgaaggaagaagaagggtggggAAGATGACGGCGAT ATCGTCGACTCATATCACGATGAAGTGTGTGCTCGGTTGAGAGATAGGATGATCGCAGCAGCGGACAAGGATGAAGCGTCGAACAGAGCGAAGTTGCCAGGTACGGCAAAGTTGGCCATGTTGGACGAAGTGATGGGCGTTCTCAGAAA TACCACGCTCTGGCAGTCTATCGTTGATAATGGCGTTCTCGAAGCTGTGAAGAGGTGGTTAGAACCATTGCCCGACCGAAGTCTGCCCAGTGTGGGTATACAAAAGGCCATCTTCGAAGTACTTCCCAAG ATGGACCTCGACACTACCACTCTGAAAGAATGCCGTCTTGGACCCATCGTCCTTTTCTACACCAAAACCAAACGAGTCACTCCTGCTATTAACCGGCAAGCAGATGCTCTCGTTCAAGCCTGGTCACGTCCTATCATCAAGCGTCCAGCAAACTTCCGATCGAAATTCGTTGAATCGCAGAACGACGTGGAATCTCAAAACCAAAGTCAGGGAGAAAGTCAATCGCGTGGAGGCGGATATAGTCAGAGTCAGGCTGAGGACGGTGctccaagaaggaagaagaggttcgATATCAAGAAGGCCTTGGAGGAGAACGCTACGAGGAAGGGTGCAAGATTACagatcgtcaag GATATCCAATATACTGTCGCACCCGAATCGAGAACACATCATCTGGCAGAGGAAATGCAACACGTGTCTAGAATCCAGTTGGACAACAAGAAGTTCAACAAGTTTGCAAGGCAGATGaagggtggacgaggaggtcgatAA
- a CDS encoding farnesyl-diphosphate farnesyltransferase: protein MGVVNYLVMAVAHPLELRAIINFAIWRDSRDIKDATELSTTFYDRPSMKRCWEFLDLTSRSFARVVKELEGELARTVCMFYLVLRALDTIEDDMTVPNSTKLPLLRALHTKLYEPGWTFQESNEKDKVVLNEFDIIQKEFVTLDPKYQAVIADICKKMGAGMADFAALATPEQPVAEVNTIADYDLYCHYVAGLVGEGLSGIFSASGKERPFIADQLTLSNSMGLLLQKTNIFRDLHEDVLEGRGFWPRAIWSKHGFNSMKELIDPAREKEALWAASEMVLDALRHATDSLDYMTLLRNQSVFNFVAIPAVMAIATLERTFMNPKMLKGNVKIRRGEMARLILRATNPRDVSYIFREYAQRIHAKVAKDDPNLLKLSIACAKIEQWAEHHYPSFITIGGTGGQVGSAIDPNTNDARATLFTRLALQAQEAAKKARRDQMMAELRAKGIIKETTGTEKEEQEKWAARQAEEATPWLMIIGVIGGVLALMGIMGAIVVYAILKFSGDL from the exons ATGGGTGTTGTAAATTACCTTGTTATGG CCGTTGCCCATCCT TTGGAGCTCCGAGCCATCATCAACTTTGCGATCTGGCGAGACAGTCGAGATATCAAGGATGCTACCGAGCTTTCTACTACATTCTACGACCGACCGAGTATGAAGCGATGTTGGGAATTCCTTGATTTGACAAGTAGGAGTTTCGCGAGGGTGGTCAAGGAGCTTGAAGGGGAACTTGCCAGGACG GTCTGCATGTTCTACCTTGTTCTCAGAGCGTTGGACACAATCGAGGATGACATGACTGTTCCCAACTCGACCAAGCTCCCTCTCCTGAGAGCGCTTCACACCAAACTTTACGAGCCCGGATGGACATTCCAGGAATCGAatgagaaggacaaggtggtgTTGAACGAATTTGATATCATCCAGAAGGAGTTTGTCACGCTTGACCCCAA GTACCAAGCTGTCATTGCCGACATTTGTAAGAAGATGGGTGCCGGTATGGCCGACTTTGCAGCCCTCGCCACTCCCGAACAACCCGTTGCCGAGGTGAACACAATCGCAGACTACGACTTGTATTGTCATTACGTTGCTGGTCTCGTTGGCGAAGGTCTTTCCGGtatcttctccgcctccgGAAAGGAGAGACCCTTCATTGCCGACCAACTCACTTTGTCGAACTCGATGggtctcctcctccagaaGACGAACATCTTCCGAGATTTACACGAAGACGTCCTTGAAGGTCGAGGGTTCTGGCCCAGGGCGATCTGGAGCAAGCACGGCTTTAACTCGATGAAGGAGTTGATCGATCctgcgagggagaaggaggctcTGTGGGCTGCGAGTGAGATGGTCTTGGACGCCTTGAGACACGCCACCGACTCTTTGGATTACATGACTTTATTGAGAAATCAGAGTGTATTCAACTTTGTCGCCATTCCCGCTGTCATGGCCATTGCGACTCTGGAGAGGACATTCATGAACCCGAAGATGTTAAAGGGGAATGTGAAGAtcaggagaggagaaatggCCAGG CTCATCCTTCGAGCAACGAACCCTCGAGATGTGTCATACATCTTCCGAGAGTATGCCCAAAGGATCCACGCAAAGGTGGCAAAGGACGATCCCAACCTTCTCAAGCTCAGTATCGCATGTGCCAAG ATCGAGCAATGGGCCGAACACCACTACCCCTCGTTCATCACAATTGGCGGAACGGGTGGTCAAGTCGGCAGTGCTATCGACCCCAACACTAACGACGCTCGAGCTACTCTGTTCACGCGTCTCGctctccaagctcaagaagctgcgaagaaggcacGTCGAGACCAGATGATGGCTGAACTTCGAGCAAAGGGTATTATCAAGGAGACAACGGGAACAGAAAAGGAGGAACAGGAGAAATGGGCTGCAAGACAAGCGGAAGAGGCGACACCTTGGTTGATGATCATTGGTGTTATTGGTGGAGTTTTGGCCCTGATGGGTATCATGGGCGCAATTGTCGTCTACGCCATTTTGAAGTTCTCTGGGGACTTGTAG